In the Aptenodytes patagonicus chromosome 5, bAptPat1.pri.cur, whole genome shotgun sequence genome, CATTGCCATCGAGAGATACATCACCATGTTGAAGATGAAACTCCACAATGGCAGCAACAGCTTCCGCTCCTTCTTGCTGATCAGTGCTTGCTGGGTTATCTCCGTGATACTCGGGGGACTCCCGATCATGGGCTGGAACTGCATCAGCCTCTTGTCCAACTGCTCCACCGTGCTGCCTCTCTACCACAAGCACTATATTCTCTTTTGCACCACCGTTTTCACTGGCCTTTTGCTATCTATTGTCGTCCTCTATTGCAGGATCTACTCCATGGTGAGGACTAGGAGCCGCAGGCTGACGTTTCGGAAAAACATTACCAAAGCTACTAGGAGCTCAGAAAAGTCACTAGCCTTGCTCAAGACAGTGATCATAGTCCTGAGTGCCTTCATCGCCTGCTGGGCTCCCTTGTTCATCCTGCTTTTACTGGATGTGGGGTGTAAAGTGAAGACCTGCTCAATCCTCTATAAAGCAGAGTATTTCTTAGTACTGGCCGTGCTCAATTCAGCCACGAACCCTATCATCTACACCTTGACAAACAAAGAGATGCGGAGGGCTTTCATCAAgattctgtgctgctgcaaatgTCCCCCGGCAGACTCTGGGACCAAATTCAAGAGGCCGATCATCGGAGGGATGGAGTTCAGCCGGAGTAAGTCTGACAACTCCTCCCACCCGCAGAAGGAGGAAGGCGACCGTCCTGAAACCATCATGTCTTCAGGCAACGTTACCTCATCTTCTTAGGAGTAACCATGGGGGTGTATTTCAGAGCCTTCCTCTGAAATCGGGGAGCTGAGACGCCTCCTGCTCACGGCAGCAGTGTTGGGCTAAGTGAGCAAGTAGCATTAGTTCTAATGAGGCAAACAGTGCACTTGCGAGGCTGGAGTTCAAGAAATGGGACAGACTGTTCTGGCTTGAAAATCTTTTTCCCTGGAGCATGTTTTGTCTTTGCACTGAGGCAGCTCAGGATTGTCAGGCGCATTCATATCCTGAAATCTCCTTAGTAACTCTGAAAGACTGATGCCTTGGTGAAATGATGCCTggtgtgtgtgagagaaagagagagggggaggagggagagggagaaggagaatgaatctggtttgggttttttttttttttttcccctgtgagaagAATGTGAAGTTATTTCTCCTTTACTTGCAGCAAACCACTGACACAAAGATCTTCCTGTACCGAGTTTAGTGGTGGCTCTGGTATAGTTGGTCAGAAGCGTTTGTTTAGCACATAACGAGGAAAGAGATCACACAAACGTAATTTAGACCACGTACAACCATAATTTGGCATCACTTTCCAGAGTTTTTAGTTAAGTCGTAAGGTTTTATTTGCAGAGTCCAAAGCTGTTGGGGTTTTATTTAGCAAGATCATAGCTGTGAATTGTTGCTGTCAGTCCATGTTACATTTGAAGACCATGAGCCAGACTCTGCAGTTACTGTCACCTGTACAATTCCGTTGACTGCGTCAGATTTTATGGAGTAGCTCAGAGC is a window encoding:
- the S1PR1 gene encoding sphingosine 1-phosphate receptor 1, with the protein product MSSGTTAPLKVVSNLANTDVNYVIKEHYNYTGKLNENADSGIKVTSVVFIIICCFIILENIFVLLTIWKTKKFHRPMYYFIGNLALSDLLAGVAYTANLLLSGHKTYSLTPSQWFVREGSMFVALSASVFSLLAIAIERYITMLKMKLHNGSNSFRSFLLISACWVISVILGGLPIMGWNCISLLSNCSTVLPLYHKHYILFCTTVFTGLLLSIVVLYCRIYSMVRTRSRRLTFRKNITKATRSSEKSLALLKTVIIVLSAFIACWAPLFILLLLDVGCKVKTCSILYKAEYFLVLAVLNSATNPIIYTLTNKEMRRAFIKILCCCKCPPADSGTKFKRPIIGGMEFSRSKSDNSSHPQKEEGDRPETIMSSGNVTSSS